The proteins below are encoded in one region of Pseudomonas sp. SCB32:
- a CDS encoding extracellular solute-binding protein: protein MKFRRTPIARALVAASLLLAGSAHADGTLHFANWSDYFPPELLKKFEKDTGIHATLDSYDSNETLLAKLKAGGGAYDVVVPSDSFIEIFVKEGLLQKLDKAQLPNLANLKDKFKTLSYDPGHDYTIPYLWGTTGYSYDSAKVPGGKLEESWKPFFEPPAELKGKVVALNSIEELYAPASYYLGINECTEDPKEAAKIQDLLLKQKPMLAMYNSDGTIERMAAGEVSMHQQWNGAFHRAHAQRASLVYVYPKEGIRLFIDNLAIPKDATNIKEAHVFLNWMMQPENIAAASNFAKYNNAIQGSDKYMEKELFDDPAINTPADMLDRLKPFQLCSPKALQLRSKVWTKLKK from the coding sequence ATGAAATTCCGCCGTACCCCCATCGCCCGCGCGCTCGTCGCCGCCAGCCTGCTGCTGGCCGGTAGCGCCCATGCCGACGGTACCCTGCACTTCGCCAACTGGTCCGACTACTTCCCGCCGGAACTGCTGAAGAAGTTCGAGAAGGACACCGGCATCCACGCCACCCTGGACTCCTACGACAGCAACGAAACCCTGCTGGCCAAGCTGAAGGCCGGCGGCGGCGCCTATGATGTGGTGGTGCCGTCCGACAGTTTCATCGAGATCTTCGTCAAGGAAGGCCTGCTGCAGAAGCTCGACAAGGCACAGCTGCCGAACCTCGCGAACCTCAAGGACAAGTTCAAGACCCTGAGCTACGACCCGGGCCACGACTACACCATCCCCTACCTGTGGGGCACCACCGGCTACAGCTATGACAGCGCCAAGGTTCCTGGCGGCAAGCTGGAGGAAAGCTGGAAGCCATTCTTCGAGCCGCCAGCCGAGCTGAAGGGCAAGGTGGTGGCGCTCAACTCCATCGAGGAGCTGTATGCCCCGGCGTCCTATTACCTGGGCATCAACGAATGCACCGAGGACCCGAAAGAAGCGGCGAAGATCCAGGACCTGCTGCTCAAGCAGAAGCCGATGCTGGCGATGTACAACAGCGACGGCACCATCGAGCGCATGGCCGCCGGCGAAGTCTCCATGCACCAGCAGTGGAACGGCGCCTTCCACCGCGCCCACGCCCAGCGCGCCAGCCTGGTCTACGTCTATCCGAAGGAAGGCATCCGCCTGTTCATCGACAACCTGGCCATTCCCAAGGACGCCACCAACATCAAGGAAGCCCATGTCTTCCTGAACTGGATGATGCAGCCCGAGAACATCGCCGCCGCCTCCAACTTCGCCAAGTACAACAACGCCATCCAGGGCTCGGACAAGTACATGGAGAAGGAGCTGTTCGACGACCCGGCAATCAACACCCCGGCCGACATGCTCGACCGCCTCAAGCCCTTCCAGCTGTGCTCGCCCAAGGCGCTGCAGCTGCGCTCCAAGGTGTGGACCAAGCTGAAGAAGTGA
- a CDS encoding ABC transporter permease, translating to MKSANPLWRFTGVRPAAWLFFAFLYIPIFVLVVLSFNSGQSATLWESFSLKWYAVVADDPEILRAAKNSLIIASFATIISTTLATLAALGMRGRVFRGQSLMSGVLGLPLLVPEIVTAVATLMFFAFIGLKLSLFTILLAHVVFCIPFAYLPIRARLEGMDPRLAEAAADLYASPWKTFWKVTFPLLMPGILSGAMLAFIISMDDFVITYFVAGAGATTLPVYIFSSIRMGISPKINAISSIILLISIAFVALSYYVGQRRR from the coding sequence ATGAAGTCGGCCAATCCGCTCTGGCGCTTCACCGGGGTCCGGCCTGCCGCCTGGCTGTTCTTCGCCTTCCTCTACATCCCGATCTTCGTGCTGGTGGTGCTGAGCTTCAACAGCGGGCAATCGGCGACGCTGTGGGAAAGCTTCAGCCTGAAGTGGTACGCGGTGGTGGCGGACGATCCGGAAATCCTCCGCGCTGCGAAGAACTCGCTGATCATCGCCAGCTTCGCCACGATCATCTCCACCACCCTGGCCACCCTCGCCGCCCTGGGCATGCGCGGGCGGGTCTTCCGTGGACAGAGCCTGATGAGCGGTGTACTCGGCCTGCCGCTGCTGGTGCCGGAGATCGTCACCGCCGTGGCGACCCTGATGTTCTTCGCCTTCATCGGCCTGAAGCTGTCGCTGTTCACCATCCTGCTAGCGCACGTGGTGTTCTGCATCCCCTTCGCCTACCTGCCGATCCGCGCCCGTCTCGAGGGCATGGACCCGCGCCTGGCCGAAGCAGCGGCGGACCTCTACGCCTCGCCGTGGAAGACCTTCTGGAAGGTGACCTTCCCGCTGCTGATGCCGGGCATCCTCTCCGGGGCGATGCTGGCGTTCATCATCTCGATGGACGACTTCGTCATCACCTACTTCGTCGCTGGCGCCGGCGCCACCACCCTGCCGGTGTACATCTTCAGCTCCATCAGAATGGGTATTTCTCCGAAGATCAACGCCATTTCCTCAATAATACTGTTGATTTCCATCGCGTTCGTTGCGTTGTCGTACTACGTCGGCCAGCGACGCCGCTGA
- a CDS encoding ABC transporter permease, whose translation MSTLRAQAERKSLFNRLALTSPAMIMLVVFLVVPLGIMFAVSVQAPGDYGGVKWGQHTVEAYINFLWERDLDDSLSFNADYLGIFQRSFWLSILTTLGCLLIGFPTALYLALQDERRRNLLLFLVTVPFWTNLLVRVYAWILLLRNGGLIDEGLHGLGFTDASTGLLYTDNAVIIGLLYTYLPFMVLPIYTSLEKMDWRLVEAAFDLGANRWKALKRIIVPLAMPGIVAGCILVFIPSLGSYIIPELLGGGKSLMIGNLIQLQFGTAHNWPFGAALSFALLAFVLLAMMIYSMRFKQGTAGGHP comes from the coding sequence ATGAGTACGCTGCGCGCACAAGCCGAACGCAAATCGCTGTTCAATCGCCTGGCCCTGACCAGCCCGGCGATGATCATGCTGGTGGTGTTCCTCGTCGTGCCGCTGGGCATCATGTTCGCCGTGTCGGTCCAGGCACCGGGGGACTACGGCGGCGTGAAATGGGGCCAGCACACCGTCGAGGCCTACATCAACTTCCTCTGGGAGCGCGACCTGGACGACAGCCTGTCGTTCAACGCCGACTACCTGGGCATCTTCCAGCGCTCGTTCTGGCTGTCGATCCTGACCACCCTGGGCTGCCTGCTGATCGGTTTCCCCACCGCGCTGTACCTGGCGTTGCAGGACGAACGCCGGCGCAACCTGCTGCTGTTCCTGGTCACGGTGCCGTTCTGGACCAACCTGCTGGTGCGGGTCTACGCCTGGATCCTGCTGCTGCGCAACGGCGGCCTGATCGACGAGGGCTTGCACGGGCTGGGCTTCACCGACGCATCGACCGGCCTGCTCTACACCGACAACGCGGTGATCATCGGCCTGCTCTACACCTACCTGCCGTTCATGGTGCTGCCCATCTACACCAGCCTGGAGAAGATGGACTGGCGCCTGGTGGAGGCGGCGTTCGATCTCGGCGCCAACCGCTGGAAGGCGCTCAAGCGGATCATCGTGCCGCTGGCCATGCCCGGCATCGTCGCCGGCTGCATCCTGGTGTTCATCCCTTCGCTGGGCAGCTACATCATTCCCGAGCTGCTGGGTGGCGGTAAGTCGCTGATGATCGGCAACCTGATCCAGCTGCAGTTCGGTACTGCGCACAACTGGCCGTTCGGCGCGGCGCTGTCCTTCGCGCTGCTGGCCTTCGTGCTGCTGGCGATGATGATCTACAGCATGCGCTTCAAGCAGGGCACCGCGGGAGGTCATCCATGA